GAGGCTCATCCAGAATCCATCCCACCCAGGTCCCTCCTGGGAACCTCCGGGGAAGGGAGACCCCTCCCCAGCATCCGATATTCAGAAAGAGCTTCCCAAGAGGGTGAGGCTGGCTCCATCAGCTTTGAGGGGCCTAGAacctggggggcagggagaggcacTAAGATCTGGGAGAGGGCGAGGAGGGAAGGATGCCCTCTGGTCGAGGGCATCATCCCCTCCCCCTGGCCCAGCAAGgctcctcctcccctgccttcctccccgcccccccgaaAGCCAAGGCAGGCAGGGAGCCTGGCTCCCAGCTCCAGGGCCGGGAGGCAGCAGGGTCCTGCCCAGGCCTGACTCCCAACCATGCCGCTGAGGGAGGGCCACCGGGGAGAAGCTGCCCTGGGGACGGGGGTGCGAGGCCTTTGGGGAAGCCGGTGGGGCTGGAGCGTCCTGCTTCTTTCTGCCAGTGGTCTTCCTAGCCCTGCTTCAGGGCTGCCACGGGCAAGGCGCCCAACCCCAGCTCAGGGCCCGGCCCCACCGAGGGGCCGTGCGGGCCTTGGCGCGTCTTGGACGGCCTCACCCCAACTCAGCAGCTTAGCCAACTATCCCCCTCCCCAGGGCACATGTCTAGGAGGCAGAAAAGAAGAGAACCCCCCTCCGATGAAGAACCCTGAACACCTCTGCTTCTTCCCCCCAACTCGTGAATATATTAAATTGTGCAGCTTGGCGCCAGTCCCACCCCCTTCAGATCTCCGTGGCAACCGGGAAGCATTCCAAGTCCAAGTCTGAATCCAAGTCCATCCAGTGCCAAAGGGGGGCTTCAGCCTCTCCCCCAACTCTTCCCCGGGAGGGTGAGACCCCACATTCCACAGGGAACGAGAGGGGAGGAAGAGTCGGGGGCCTCAGTCCTCAGCCCCCTCTTCCTCTGCATGGGGGGCCCCAGGGGGATCCTCGGGCTCGGGGGGCTGCCCGCCAGGGTGCGGGTGGGAGTGGAGGCCGGGCTGGGAGCCCTGTGCATCCTCGCCCTGCACATAGAGGCTCAGCCCCTCGTGACTGGGCTCCTTGCCGCATGCCTGGCAGCTGCAGTGCAGGATCTTTTCCACCAGCTTGTCCACCCTGGGCACCTCCTCATGGCCAGGGCACTCCAAGGTCACCTGCggagggcaggagagaaggggagagaggttTCCAAGGGCCTGGGGCAGGCAGGAAGGCCCCAAGGGTAACACTCCTCATGGGACCAAGAATCCCAGAGACCCCAGAAGCCTGAGGCCACCTGGGACACCTGGGCCTGtccagggggaggggggtgagtCCCTGCAGGAGACACCTGACCTGTCTCCTCACGTCCTGCCACTTTCCTGCCCATCCCCACAGTAGCCAGAGGGCACCTTGAGGGGACCCAAGTGGTCCGCCCCTGCCTGAAATTCCCCCCACCAGGGCTCCCACTGCCCTCGCAGAAAAACCGACTCCTGACCCAGGCCACCCAGGACCTTGAGGTTGACCCCCGGAGgacctctctctccacccctgacctccccccactcccaccagcTCTGTCCTGCCTGATCTGCCTGAGACTTTGCAcatgccattccctctgcctagGAGGTCCTTGCCCCACCCGTCCCCTCCCCACCGCCCTAGACTTTGCCCACTTAACTTCTACTCAACCTTTGGACCCGAGCCCAGACATCACTTCCTCAGCGAGCCCCTCccaacacccccccaccccgcccagccaAGGCTCGCCCTGTACGAGCCCCGTTAGCGTTCACTCTTCCCCTGTTGTCGCGCCACTAGctgccctttctttttccttccttcctccttgtctctccctccctccttccacagAGCACCTTCTCCATGCCAGCTCTGGGGACACAAGGACAGGCATGGTCCTTCAAGGAACTCAGAGTCTAGCAGAGGAAACAGACTTGTCAAAATCACCCAAATGCAGATGAAAAACTGTGCGTGTGACAGATGCTCAAAGCAGAGGTACACAGTGCCTGGGGGATCAGGAAAGGGGTTCTGAGAAAATGATGCCTGAGCCAAGCGCAGAGGAATGACTAGAATTTAActgggggggggaggaggagaaaggtaaGCCAAACGGGgaaaagagcatgtgcaaaggccctgtggtggtcGTAAGCAGACAAGATAAGAGAGACTGAAAGGAGGCGGGATTGGTGTCAGGGTCAAGCTAGTGAAGAAGGTGAGAGGGGCAAGATGAAGCTAGAAAGCCTGGTGAGCCAGACCACGCCTTGTGGACAGGCCTTACGGGGTCTGGCAAAGATTTTGGTCTCATCCTATAACAATGGGAAGCCACCGAAAGGATTTCAGCATGTGACTGACATCAGAACAGAGCTTCTTGTCCTGTACATGCTGGCGTCGGACTTGTGAGCCATCACGTGGCAAGGACCATGTCTGTATCTCCAGCACGAGGCTCGAACCCTGCACACAGTGGGGCCTCACTAAGCACTTGTGGCCCAGACCGGTGCCGGCTCTGGGCGGAAGCTGGGCGGGAGCGGGCAGCCGTACTCACGATCTCCCACATGGACTGGGCCGGCATGCACGAGTCGCAGTGCACCAGGGACTCTGTGGACTGCGGGAAGGTATTGGGAACGCTGTAGCTGAAGCACTGTCCCAGGCACGCCCTGCGGGAGGAGAGCCCACCGCGTCCGTGTCACCACGGTGGAGGCGAGAACGGGCAGCCctgtcctcttcctccctcctgggCCCGTGTCCTCATCCCTTCCACCCACCACCCCGGGATCCCACCTGTTCTGGATGGACTTGGCCTCACAGCCGCTGTGGCCCACGATCTGGGTGATGTTCTTGGCCTCGCACCAGGCGCTCTTATCCGGGAACAGTGCCAGCTTGTTGATGGGCGGTGGAGCAGCCAGCAGCATGGCGGGGAGGAGAGCCCCCACCAGGACCCGAAGCATCGTGCCCGTGACCTTTGGAGCCCTTGAACTGAGTACAGACTGCAGGTGAGGCCAGCAGGGTCCAGGAggctgggcagagggcaggggggcAGTGGTGTTACAGCGTGGCTctgactgcctgggtttaaatcctacctctgccacttactagccaaGCAcaatcttggacaagttatttctCCTGTATGAACCTCAAAACTGGGGCTGCTAATAGCACGAGCATCAGATGGGTATCATGGAGATTAAACAAGGTATTTCATGAAAAGCCCTGAGTGGAGAGACTAGCAGATCATACACATCCCACATGTGTTAGTTATCTTTATAACTTACTTTGTAGCTTTGAGCAAGGTACTTTttatctctgtgcctcacttgCTTCATCTAAAGGGGGATGGTGATGCTGTGTGTGGCAATGATTATTGCAAGTACTAAGCCAGACACTCAGTTTCCAAGCACCCCGTTGCGTATTGAACAATCATTAGCTCCCTCCTCACTGTGATGTTGTGGGTCCTTGAGGGGCTGGCCTGCCAGCAGGTCTCCTGGACATGCTGCCACGGTTGTCAGCAAAGCTAACCATCTTCATGTCACTGTGAATTCTTGTGCCACCTTGGATGCATGGACCTCAGGTGAAAAAACTAACCCCAAACTAGACTACTTCTCGTTTGGATGCCCCATCAGAGCCCCAAGCCCTGAGTCTACACACACATCACTATCTCCAGCTCCAACCTCACACCTGAGTCAAACAAGAGGCGAGGCAGTCCAAGCCAAGGGCTTGACCCTCTGTGAATTGAATGGAGCGAGGCACTAATAAGGCAATACCAGAATCTGCCAGGAGATGGCGGTGCAGGGCAGAGTGTGTTTCGCAAGCATGGACTCAAAGGGGATTTTCCCAATGTTCCCCAACTTCATCTTCTGTAGGTTTCGCCCACTCTCCCACTGCAAGAACTGTGGAGGAGGGAGGCTTCAGAGAGATTCGGAAATGAGGGCAATGCTCACAAAGGGGTCCTCTGGGGGCAGGACACTGGGGAAAAGGCACTGGACTGGGAGTCTGGAATCCACACATGCTGTGGGACCCTGGACACTGTGGCCTGTGTCCCCACCTGTGAAATGAGTGGGGTGCCCTGGACTGGTGGTTTCCAAACCTGGTAGAGCGTCAGAATTCCCTGAGGACTAGTGAAGTGAAAGTTCTAGGGTGGGGTGGGATTCTGCATTTTTTTAACGAGCTTCCAGGGTGGTTCTTATATGCAGGCCAGGCTTAAGAAGTGGTCCAGCTCGGTCAGCGTCTTGGGACAGTCCCCAGAGGGGCCTGGGTGGGGCCGAAATGGGAGCAAGGGCCAAGTATGGTCCCACTGGTCCCACAGATGCCCAGTACTAGTCAGGCTGGCTCAGGGCTGGAAATGCCATTCCGAACAACGCTACCCTCAGCCCACCTTCTGCTGGAGTGGCAGGTATTTGGTAAGAAGTCGGGAAGTGAGAGTTGTTGGGGGTCTTGCGCGCTCCTGCAGGCTAACTACGTGGGCTGACTCAGCTGGGCTTGCAAGGAGGGCCCAGGCCGGCCTGCGGAGCTGTGAGTGCCTCTGCAGCGCCCCGCTCTCTCTATCCAGCAAGCTCTGCTCAGgtcctgccccttctccctgcAGGAGGTCTCCGGAAGCAGAGACAAGTCCCACCTCACTGGATCTCAACGCCTGGGtgacccccactcccagcccagtGGGGAAGGGTGAAGAGGGGAGAGCAGTGGGAGGTGAGTCCAGACCGTCTGCCCCATCCCAAGGGAGTCTGTGTCATGACCCAGGCTCTCACCCACACATTTCCGGTCTCACTCACAAGGTGGACAGCAAAGCCCATGTTTTCAGTACAGCCACAACCTAAACAGAATGGACTTGTTCCTAACCGGCAACCTAATTTTTCAACACCCTTAGCATCCAGGAGGCTTTCTCACCCCACCAGGTCCTTTTCTGTCCCTGGGGAATTAGCCTCTGCACCAGGGTCCGACCACCGTAGCACACCAGCGGAGACCCACCTAAGGCCAGAGCTCCCTGGGCCTCCCCAGGCGAGACTGGCCCCTAGAGACCTCAGAGAGGTCCGGGGACGTTTGTCCTATGCCTGACCCCATCAGGATCCCTCAGGAAGGCCAGGTCAGGTGGGGCAGAGGGTGATAGGTTTCCTTAGGCTCGGGAACGGAGCCTGAGGTTGTAATGAAAGTAGCCTGGAGATGAGCGCTGGGGCTGGTTTGGGGTTTGGATTAGGAGAGGTTAGGACTGATGCTATGGGCCAGGCTAAGGGGGAGCGGAGTTGAGATGGGGGCTGAGGTTAATAACAAGGTGTAGTGGGAGATGGGACACCGGTGAGTGTTTCAGGGGAGTCACTGGTCTGGAGGGTGAGGACTGGTTATCATGCGTCAGGTTGTAGCAGACGCCGAGGGGAAATGagataaactgaggcagaaggcCACCTCCCTTATCTACCCCCCTCTCTAGGGCACAGCTGAAGGTCAGCTGGGCCCACAGAGGGGGTGCTATAACCCAACCCACCAGGCCCGGCCTCTCACCAAGCCCTGGCTGGGACCTCAGAGGAGGGGCCAGGCCGCGCTCAGCCTCCCCAGGCCAGCAGCCCTGAGCTCCAGCCGAAGCATGGCCCCGGGAGCCTCCTAAGTTCAAGTCCCAGGTCTCCCACCTAGGAGCTGCGTGAATTCCGGAAGTACAGTCTGCCTCTCTGCACCCACCGACCTCAGCCCTAAAACGGGGAGCAGAGCCCTTTCCTTGAAAATGACTGGGAAGATGCGATGAaagcacccagcacccagcaggGACCCACCTCAGGCCAGTTCCCTTCCCCCGGGGGGATGGTGGGGAGGCCTGGGCTGGCATCAGAGCCAAAGCTGGCCGCTGGAGCAGGGAGCCGGGGGGGATGCAGGGCCGGTTTCCCACACACGCCCCCGTCCAGCCCCCAAGAACCCCTGCTGCCCCCCCTTCACACTGGACTCGGCTCTTTGCTAgcaggttttattttttgttggcttgtgttttgttttttcaggcaGCAgctcagctgattttttttttttttgatccagcAGTCGGACCTTCCTTCCTGAGACTTGAGAGCCTCACCCAGATTCTCATCCCTTCCTCCCGCCCTGAAGGTCACACGACAAGTCACGGGAGTCCCAGAACGCCAGGGCGGGAAGGGGATCCCCCAAGCCGATCCTCTTGCTTTGCAGAGGGGTCGTCCCGAGGCACCCAGCAAGTCAGGCCAAGCAGTGCCCTTCCCCAGGCCAGGCGGTTCCCCGCAGCTTGACAGTGGTTTACCAGGCACCTTCTAGGAGGGCGGAGAGGGCAGCGAGGGTGGGGGCCTGGGGAGCTCAGAGCCTGGAGGGGAGGTCGAGGGAGGTGGGTGAAGAGGAAGCAGCTGTTCAGTGCGGGGCAGTCGGACAGCTGGAGGGGCCGGGGGAGGAGAGCTTCTCAATTCTGGATTGAACTCAGGAGCACAATTAGTTACCCGTGGTTGAGGGAACTGCACAGGCAAGGCCAGAATGGGGGTTTACGGCTATCAGCCCAGCACAGCCCTCCCACCTCCTAGGAGTAAGAGCTGCTGCCAACTGTGGGCCAGATACCGTTCTAAGGCTTTTATGTATATTCACTTATTTGGTCCTTAGAACAACCCTAGGAGACAGATATggaatttcccccattttacggatgaagaaaccgaggcacTGGGTTTGCAAAAGAGATTTGCCCAAGCTGACACAGTTAGCATTCACTAAAGCTAAGATTTGAACTGGACAGCAGCAGGGTAACCACCAAGagtttcacagaagaggaagacAGGGTGACGGGGAATGACCTGGAGCAAGCAAGAGACCGGGGCTTCCCGCCCCAGCAGCTGCGTCTCTTACCCGTCAGCACTCCGGGGCTCAGCCACAGCCAGGGTTGGAAGCATGGGCGCCCCATGGGgcagagttcaaatcccagcctggACTCCCCTGCAGAGGAGCACGCGGCCGTGGCCAACCCCTGGCTCCCCGGAGCCTTGCAGAAGGTACGGCGCCGCCCTTCCTCCGAGTTGTGGGGAGGCCACAACCAGGGCACCCTCAGCCCAGGGTGGGTACCTTCCTATCACCCCACCGTCCACTCCCCAATCCAAGCCCTCCGGATGCTCAGAGGCCTTGTGCCGACACCTGACACATCTGAGGCTGCCAACAACACAGAGAGAAggcccctgggggaggggaggggacacagcCGACCCACTCCAGCCccgtggaaactgaggcacagaacaaGGAAGTGACGGCCCATGTCTCCCACGCAGGGGACGAGGGCAGTGAGCAGACACAGGACACCTGCCCCGGCAGCTTCCTGGGGAAGGACGGGGGTGGGGCACCAAGAACTCAGGCTTCGGGGTCGGGCCTGTGGAGTCCTCTCTACGTTTCACGCCTACCAGAACCTAGCATCTTCCCTGAGAGGCTTGCCAACAACTCAGAAGCCCGGGCCCCAGCCCTAGATATCCCGACCCCACACTCCCAGGCATCTGTATTCACTCGCACATGATTCTGAGGACCAGCCAGGTCAAGAGCCCCCCAACTCCCCAGGGAAGGGTCCCCCGTAACAGCAATGCGGACAGGGGTCACCCACCCCACTGCCTAGGCCTAGTGCCTAGAATCAAACCTGAAATTCACCCGAGGGGCCTAGATTTCAAGGAAGACCTCTGGCCCGTCCGCACCCGCCGTAGAGCACCCATTGCACAACAAGGAGTCGATTTAGTAAAACAAGTGAATAATCACCCTCCCCGTTTCCTCTTTGGGATAAATCTGAATATTCAGGGTCCTTAAGGCCAGGTACACCAGAATGTTCTTGGTACAATGGTCCActcacccccaaacacacacacacacacacacacacacacacacacacacacacagacacacacacacacacacacacacacacaccaggcctTCGGTTCCCAGCAACCAGCCTGGTGTGGGAGCAGCCGGAGGGCAGGGCCAGCAAATGCTTAGAAGAAGGCAAGCCTCTCCCCAGCTTTAACTTCTGCTTTCCGAAACCTCTGGAAATCCTTCCCACCTAGGCCCCGGCAGATTCAGATGGAAGCTTCTACCTGTGGGCTCTGGTGACGTCTGCATTCGCACAGAAAGCATGTGGGGTGCGGGGTGAGTTATTTTTCAAACTGATCAGACCAGATGCTCCcagtcccttcctctccctgttctccccccaccccctgccccaccctgacACAATCAAAGGGCCGGGTCTGGGTCTCCTTTATTCACAACGGACTGTGACAGACCCCAGTTCAAACCCTAGCTCAGCCcctttaacttttctgtgcctcagtttcctcacctgcaaagtgGGGGTAGCTGCCTCTTAGGGCAGTTGTGAGAATTGAACTGAAGAGGGCGTGGAAATTTCAGGAGAGGACACCTGTCACAGGATGTCCTCAGCAGAGGTCACTACGAGTGCTAGCTTTGAGTCACCCAGGGCTGCTCACCCTCCCTGCACTCTGCCTACACccttctttctccccctcccccctcccccacacccccttaccctcccctccccctttcccctcccctccccctccccctccctcccactggatCCTGAATGCGTCCTGAGAATATCTAAACCCCGGGGTTGCATCTGCCTCCAAGAAAATGGGTTTAGGGGAAACTCAAACAAGATGATGGCTGGGCGAGGGTTTTATGAACTGTCTGTGCTGCCAGGgtgggagcagagaggaagaTCCCACTCAGACTCTAATTCTTGGGCCACTGACTGAAGGGAAAGGCTCCCAGAGAGACCAGCAACTTCGAGCAAACAGGCTGGGCCTGGCTGCCGGGGCGTACATGCTGCTGGGTGCAGAGGGTGTGGCATCTGTGGCCGCAGCCCTAGGCTTGGGGGTCAGCAGGAGTGAGGCAACCGCCGCAGGTCTTGGAATGAGCGCAGGGGACTTCCTTGAATGGTGCAACTGAAGGGAGGGGCGAGCCAGGGTCAGACCCCAGCCCTGATCAGCTCAGCAGGCCCACTCTGGGGTCCAAGGACAAGTTCAGGCCCAAGCTCACCCGCTGACTCCCTGTGTGCCTGGAGGCAGGACAGTACAGTGTTTACAGGCCACTGACCACTCGTTTCACCTGCCCAGGCCTCCCATTTGCCCCTGTGAAATGGGAAGCACGGCCTGGGAAAGTCCATCCTAGCAGATTCCCTCAAGAGGAGCCTGGCTCCAGCGCGCTGCTTAAGGCCACTGTGATTCCATGACCCCAGTCACCACAGGgtggcttccttccttccgtcaGCGCTGGCAGAGCATGAACCAACCGTCCGGGGCGGACACGCAGGGCCAAGCCCGTGCCCCAAAGGCCTGCCCATCTCTGCCAAGCAGCTCCACCTCCCTGGCTACAGCCCCCCAGCCCAGACCACGGCCCGCCTGCCCGCAGACCCTCCTGACTGAAAACTGTCTCCAAAACAAATCGATGCTAATGAGCTGCTGCAGGGCCGGCCTACACATCTGCTCAGCAGAAGTCCCACTGCAGACTTCACCAGCATCCCTGCCCGCTCCCGCAGTCTGCGacccttgggggtgggggtggggagaaggagagaactCAGTTGGAAATTTCACTCTAAAAGGATGAAGATATATGCGGCTAATGCACAGCACATCCTCCTGGGTCCACCCTCTAGCACACAGGCCCAAGAGAAAGAGGTCCAGCTCgcaagggtggggatgggggggtcACCGACGAAATGCTCCAGCCTCGCCTTTTCTTTGGCCCCAACCAAAGGCAAACCACACCCAAGCGGTCCCAGCAACTGGAGGAGTTTCAGGAGGCTGGTGGTTTCCACAGTAACAAAGGGTGAGGGGCTCCTTGTTGACAAAttgcttccccacccccatcccccgtcAGCGCCCAGCCTTTGGCCTCCGGCCCTGACCTCTGTTTTCCTGGGGTTCCCGTAGTTACAGGCTGGTGTCCTCCAGCTGGGCGAGGACCTCGGAAAGGCTGAAAATGTGCCCTTCTCCCCGGGTGCCGGCCAACCCCCTGGCCACGCCAAGGCGGCCAGCTGCCCCCTTTACTGCGGCGTGTAAAAGAGCAGAATCGCCCCGCCCAGGGAGCGGGGCGGGCAGGTGGCTGGCAGCACAGCCCAGTTGTCCAGGCCGCCTCGCGGGGGTGGAACGCTTAAGAAAACTGAGCCCCCGGAAAGGCTGGCTCCCCTGCCCCAGACTCAATTCCAGGGGGATGACCCAGGCCAGTCCCCCGGGGCAGGCGGAAGGTAGGAGGAGGGTTTCGCTTCTTTTACCAGGTCTAGGAAACTATTCACGAGCCCCGGTGGGGGCCCCGTGCCTCCGACCCGGGCTGGGGGCGCTGTCCGAATTTGAGGGCGGGGGACCAGGAAGACGCAGGAACTCAGAGAGAGACTCCCACAGCGGGGCAGGCGGAGAGACGGAGAGAAAACATAAAGGCAGAGGCACAAACCCAGGGaaatggaaaacaggcagaagcggagaaacagaaagaaaggggcCAGAACCAGAGAAAGAGAGGAACGGAAATAGAGAGACGGAGACACGCAGATGGGGagacagaaacacagagagagacaaaaaggaGGCAGAAACGTACGGGAGTGGAGAGGCTCGTGGCGCGGCGAGGCCCGGACAGAGCAGCGGGGACGCGCGAGCCCCGCGGCCGAGCTCCGGGCGCTGCCCCGGCGGCCGCGCGGCCCGACCCGCCCTCGACCCGCCCGGCTTTCTCTCGGCCGcgcatctccctccctttctctcttggcCGCGGAACTCCTACCGAGAAATGGAAACCCCTGTTGAGTCGGGGGACCGGCTCGGGACGCAGGGGTGCTCCCTCGCCACCCCGTGCCGCGCCCACGTCCCCAGACCCGGCGCCCCGAGCCCCCAGCGCTCCCGGGCTCGGCGGCGGCGCCTCCGCATGGTGCCCTGGGCTGGCGGGCGGGCCGGGGGCGCGGCGCTGCGCCTGCGGCCGAAGCCTCTGGAAGCTGGGCGCCCGCGTGCCGGCCCGGGCGGGACTTACCGCGCGCGCGGCGGCGGTGGGAAGCGCGGCGCGCCCGCCGGTTCCTGCGGAGCTGTCTGCGGACCGCTGGGGGCAGGCTC
This sequence is a window from Globicephala melas chromosome 1, mGloMel1.2, whole genome shotgun sequence. Protein-coding genes within it:
- the NBL1 gene encoding neuroblastoma suppressor of tumorigenicity 1 isoform X1, with the protein product MLRVLVGALLPAMLLAAPPPINKLALFPDKSAWCEAKNITQIVGHSGCEAKSIQNRACLGQCFSYSVPNTFPQSTESLVHCDSCMPAQSMWEIVTLECPGHEEVPRVDKLVEKILHCSCQACGKEPSHEGLSLYVQGEDAQGSQPGLHSHPHPGGQPPEPEDPPGAPHAEEEGAED
- the NBL1 gene encoding neuroblastoma suppressor of tumorigenicity 1 isoform X2 → MCRPALQQLISIDLFWRQFSVRRVCGQAGLRAPKVTGTMLRVLVGALLPAMLLAAPPPINKLALFPDKSAWCEAKNITQIVGHSGCEAKSIQNRACLGQCFSYSVPNTFPQSTESLVHCDSCMPAQSMWEIVTLECPGHEEVPRVDKLVEKILHCSCQACGKEPSHEGLSLYVQGEDAQGSQPGLHSHPHPGGQPPEPEDPPGAPHAEEEGAED